A part of Melittangium boletus DSM 14713 genomic DNA contains:
- a CDS encoding efflux RND transporter periplasmic adaptor subunit, giving the protein MKWWKTVIAGGLFVGAAAITVGGLKDRPPPTVEVQMTKARKGTITRTITGAGKVQSATTVKISSNLSGDLMELSVKEGMPVKKGQVLGRIDRRRYEAGVKQALAAQNAARSDAQVTQVEAARAEADLARVMELGRKELASAAEVDQAKAARDSAAGRLAAAQQRLAQASAVYEEQQSNLEKTTFLSPIDGTVIEVAHEVGERVRGSDLSEDVVMTIAALNVMQVKFEVGEHEVVHLKPGQPAEISVDALEGETYVGEVVEIAQQALIKNPGTEAEVTSFPVTVALSTRPARVLPGMSAEARISAETHNDTVLVPIQAVTVRPEKTLPDYKPPVEGGGLSAPRRAESLAKVVFVVDADNKAQARRVRTGIASDADLEILEGIQEGDRVVEGPYRTLSKELKSGDLVREPQQDAPGGTKS; this is encoded by the coding sequence ATGAAGTGGTGGAAGACGGTCATCGCAGGCGGTCTGTTCGTCGGTGCGGCGGCCATCACCGTGGGGGGGTTGAAGGACCGGCCGCCGCCCACGGTGGAGGTGCAGATGACGAAGGCGCGCAAGGGCACCATCACCCGCACCATCACCGGCGCGGGCAAGGTGCAGTCGGCCACGACGGTGAAGATCTCCTCCAACCTCTCCGGGGATTTGATGGAGCTGTCGGTCAAGGAGGGCATGCCGGTGAAGAAGGGGCAGGTGCTCGGCCGCATCGACCGGCGCCGGTACGAGGCCGGCGTGAAGCAGGCCCTGGCGGCCCAGAACGCGGCGCGCTCGGACGCGCAGGTGACCCAGGTGGAGGCGGCTCGCGCGGAGGCGGACCTGGCGCGCGTGATGGAGCTGGGACGCAAGGAGCTGGCGTCCGCGGCCGAGGTGGACCAGGCCAAGGCGGCCCGGGACTCGGCGGCGGGCCGGCTGGCCGCGGCCCAGCAGCGCCTGGCCCAGGCCTCCGCCGTGTACGAGGAGCAGCAGAGCAACCTCGAGAAGACGACGTTCCTGTCGCCCATCGACGGCACCGTCATCGAGGTGGCGCACGAGGTGGGTGAGCGCGTGCGCGGCTCGGACCTCTCCGAGGACGTGGTGATGACCATCGCGGCGCTCAACGTCATGCAGGTGAAGTTCGAGGTGGGCGAGCACGAGGTGGTGCACCTCAAGCCCGGCCAGCCGGCGGAGATCTCCGTGGATGCGCTCGAGGGTGAGACGTACGTGGGCGAGGTGGTGGAGATCGCCCAGCAGGCGCTCATCAAGAATCCGGGCACGGAGGCGGAGGTGACGAGCTTCCCGGTGACGGTGGCGCTGAGCACGCGGCCCGCCCGGGTGCTGCCGGGCATGAGCGCCGAGGCGCGCATCTCCGCGGAGACGCACAACGACACGGTGCTCGTGCCCATCCAGGCGGTGACGGTGCGGCCGGAGAAGACGCTGCCGGACTACAAGCCGCCGGTGGAGGGCGGGGGCTTGTCGGCGCCCCGTCGCGCGGAGTCGCTGGCCAAGGTGGTCTTCGTGGTGGACGCGGACAACAAGGCGCAGGCGCGCCGGGTGCGCACGGGCATCGCCTCGGACGCGGACCTGGAGATCCTCGAGGGCATCCAGGAGGGGGATCGCGTGGTGGAGGGGCCCTACCGCACGCTGTCCAAGGAGCTCAAGTCGGGAGACCTCGTGCGTGAGCCGCAGCAGGATGCCCCGGGCGGGACCAAGTCGTGA
- a CDS encoding ABC transporter ATP-binding protein, whose product MSDSRLIDVRDVTRVFHVGGEEVRALRGVSFGIGRGEWVAIIGQSGSGKSTLMNVLGCLDTPSSGSYLLNGKDVSHMVDDELAVVRNEEIGFIFQTFQLLPRETALANVELPLVYRGLGLKERRERARAALAKVHLEHRMHHKPNELSGGQRQRVAIARALVAQPSMLLADEPTGNLDSATGEEIVRLFEELHRAGNTLVLVTHEPKLAARCPRAIRISDGEIVADGPGREVALGDGAHGLAAGGT is encoded by the coding sequence GTGAGTGATTCCCGGCTCATCGACGTGCGGGACGTCACGCGCGTCTTCCACGTGGGCGGCGAGGAAGTGCGCGCGCTGCGCGGCGTGTCCTTCGGCATTGGCCGGGGCGAGTGGGTGGCCATCATCGGCCAGTCCGGCTCGGGCAAGAGCACGCTCATGAACGTGCTGGGCTGCCTGGATACGCCCTCGAGTGGCAGCTACCTGCTCAACGGCAAGGACGTGTCCCACATGGTGGACGACGAGCTGGCCGTGGTGCGCAACGAGGAGATCGGCTTCATCTTCCAGACGTTCCAGTTGCTGCCGCGGGAGACGGCGCTGGCCAACGTGGAGCTGCCCCTGGTGTACCGGGGCCTGGGCCTCAAGGAGCGGCGCGAGCGCGCGCGGGCGGCCCTGGCCAAGGTGCACCTGGAGCACCGCATGCACCACAAGCCCAACGAGCTGTCCGGCGGTCAGCGCCAGCGCGTGGCCATCGCCCGGGCGCTCGTGGCCCAGCCCTCCATGCTCCTGGCCGACGAGCCCACGGGCAACCTGGACTCGGCCACGGGCGAGGAGATCGTCCGCTTGTTCGAGGAGCTGCACCGCGCGGGCAACACGCTGGTGCTCGTCACGCACGAGCCGAAGCTGGCGGCGCGCTGTCCTCGCGCCATCCGCATCAGTGACGGGGAGATCGTCGCGGACGGGCCCGGGCGTGAAGTGGCCCTGGGCGATGGCGCCCATGGCCTGGCCGCGGGGGGCACATGA
- a CDS encoding ABC transporter permease, which yields MSRAVRVDVLEGARIALFSLGANRMRTVLTTVGIGIGVATLLAIVGIIQGLNVSFEKQLASMGTNTLYVSKFPWVMMGDWWLYRNRKNFTLNQVEQIRAQSTYLSGIAPTVGRTGDVAFNGEQLSAVDITGTTHEYFSIASFQVTAGRPLTEADDAVTRPVAVLGASVASSLFPGLNPVGRTLRIDGKPFQVVGTVAPKGKLMGRDQDLVVFVPFKTFYSSFGKSRGFSMAISITRTEDLRKAEDQLVGILRRVRGTPPGAPDDFSINRPEMLAQTYQQLTGALYGVAVGVGFITLLVGGIGIMNIMLVSVRERTREIGIRRALGARKRTIVLQFLMEASSVSALGGLMGTIVGLGTAKVLSLITPLAADVQWTTVAGGVGFAAVVGLLFGIWPAARAANLDPVEALRYE from the coding sequence ATGAGCCGGGCGGTTCGCGTGGATGTGCTGGAGGGGGCGCGCATCGCGCTCTTCTCGTTGGGGGCCAACCGCATGCGCACGGTGCTCACCACGGTGGGCATCGGCATTGGCGTGGCCACGCTGCTGGCCATCGTCGGCATCATCCAGGGGCTCAACGTCTCCTTCGAGAAGCAGCTCGCCTCGATGGGCACCAACACCCTCTACGTCTCCAAGTTCCCCTGGGTGATGATGGGCGACTGGTGGCTGTACCGCAATCGCAAGAACTTCACCCTGAACCAGGTGGAGCAGATCCGCGCGCAGTCCACGTACCTGTCCGGAATCGCGCCCACGGTGGGCCGCACCGGGGACGTGGCCTTCAACGGCGAGCAGCTGTCCGCCGTGGACATCACCGGCACCACGCACGAGTACTTCTCCATCGCCTCGTTCCAGGTGACCGCGGGCCGGCCCCTCACCGAGGCGGATGACGCCGTGACCCGTCCGGTGGCGGTGCTCGGGGCCTCCGTGGCGTCCAGTCTCTTCCCGGGGCTCAATCCCGTGGGCCGCACCCTCCGCATCGACGGCAAGCCCTTCCAGGTGGTGGGCACGGTCGCGCCCAAGGGCAAGCTGATGGGCCGGGATCAGGACCTGGTCGTGTTCGTGCCCTTCAAGACGTTCTATTCGTCCTTCGGCAAGAGCCGGGGCTTCAGCATGGCCATCTCCATCACGCGCACCGAGGACCTGCGCAAGGCGGAGGATCAACTGGTGGGCATCCTGCGGCGCGTGCGGGGCACTCCGCCGGGCGCCCCGGACGACTTCTCCATCAACCGTCCGGAGATGCTCGCCCAGACGTACCAGCAGCTCACGGGCGCGCTCTATGGCGTGGCGGTGGGCGTGGGCTTCATCACCTTGCTGGTGGGCGGCATCGGCATCATGAACATCATGTTGGTGTCGGTGCGCGAGCGCACCCGGGAGATCGGCATCCGGCGCGCGCTCGGGGCGCGCAAGCGCACCATCGTGTTGCAGTTCCTCATGGAGGCCTCCTCCGTGTCCGCGCTGGGCGGCCTGATGGGGACGATCGTGGGCCTGGGCACGGCCAAGGTGCTCTCGCTCATCACGCCCCTGGCCGCGGACGTGCAATGGACCACGGTGGCGGGTGGCGTGGGGTTCGCCGCGGTGGTGGGCCTGCTGTTCGGCATCTGGCCGGCGGCGCGTGCCGCGAACCTGGATCCCGTGGAAGCCCTTCGCTACGAGTGA
- a CDS encoding ABC transporter permease, protein MLAALDNLRLAMGTFLGNPLRTLLTLLGIVIGVTTVIAMMALIEGLRIKVNKDLSYLGANTFQVSKWPSGFGRFDWRKYARRQKLTLEDARAILETCPSVGQVSGADDVGGQRISTATLETRPTVSVTGATAQYIDTSGGTVAAGRFFGEMDQEDGRQVAVLGMDVVDALFPGSNPIGQEIRIKGRPFTVVGLLQRRGSFLGMVSMDNEVIIPLRAYGVLFGTGGSLQLAVQATSPELLSKAQEEVSFLLRRRRDVAPLEPNDFEVSTNESMTETFNSLSQVITIASFGVCLLSLVVGGIGILNIMLVSVTERTKEIGIRKALGARKGRILGQFATEAVLMALLGGALGVVLGYGLAFLARWMLGFNTVVPPWAVALSLGMSSGVGLVFGIYPAARAARLDPVEAMRTE, encoded by the coding sequence CTGCTCGCGGCGCTGGACAACCTCCGGCTCGCGATGGGGACCTTCCTGGGCAACCCCCTGCGCACCCTGCTCACGCTGCTGGGCATCGTCATCGGGGTGACGACGGTCATCGCCATGATGGCCCTCATCGAGGGGCTGCGCATCAAGGTGAACAAGGACCTGTCCTACCTGGGCGCCAACACCTTCCAGGTGAGCAAGTGGCCCTCGGGCTTCGGCCGGTTCGACTGGCGCAAGTACGCCCGGCGCCAGAAGCTCACGCTCGAGGACGCGCGCGCCATCCTGGAGACCTGTCCCTCGGTGGGCCAGGTGTCCGGGGCGGATGACGTCGGGGGGCAGCGGATCTCCACCGCGACCCTGGAGACGCGCCCGACGGTGAGCGTCACCGGCGCCACCGCCCAGTACATCGACACGAGTGGCGGCACCGTCGCCGCGGGACGCTTCTTCGGGGAGATGGACCAGGAGGATGGGCGTCAGGTCGCGGTGCTGGGCATGGACGTGGTGGACGCGCTCTTTCCCGGCTCCAATCCCATCGGCCAGGAGATTCGCATCAAGGGCCGGCCCTTCACCGTGGTGGGGTTGCTGCAGCGGCGTGGCAGCTTCCTGGGCATGGTGAGCATGGACAACGAGGTCATCATCCCGCTGCGCGCCTACGGGGTGCTCTTCGGCACGGGAGGCTCGTTGCAACTGGCGGTGCAGGCCACCTCGCCCGAGCTGCTGAGCAAGGCGCAGGAAGAGGTCTCCTTCCTGTTGCGCCGCCGGCGCGACGTGGCGCCGCTCGAGCCCAATGACTTCGAGGTGTCCACCAACGAGTCGATGACCGAGACCTTCAACAGCCTCTCCCAGGTCATCACCATCGCCAGCTTCGGCGTGTGCCTGCTGTCGCTCGTGGTGGGCGGCATCGGCATCCTCAACATCATGTTGGTGTCGGTGACGGAGCGCACCAAGGAGATCGGCATCCGCAAGGCCCTGGGCGCGCGCAAGGGGCGCATCCTCGGCCAGTTCGCCACCGAGGCGGTGCTCATGGCGCTGCTGGGGGGCGCGCTCGGGGTGGTGCTCGGCTACGGGCTGGCCTTCCTCGCGCGGTGGATGCTGGGCTTCAACACCGTGGTGCCCCCCTGGGCGGTGGCCCTGTCGTTGGGCATGAGCTCCGGCGTGGGCCTCGTCTTCGGCATCTACCCCGCGGCACGCGCCGCGAGGTTGGATCCGGTGGAGGCCATGCGCACGGAGTAG
- the msrA gene encoding peptide-methionine (S)-S-oxide reductase MsrA, which produces MWRILNPNKQKLPTPEEALPGRSTRMAVPPKHYVNGAHLEAPFPEGLEQAEFGLGCFWGAERKFWQVPGVYSTSVGYAGGSTPNPTYEEVCSGRTGHTEVVRVVYDPRKVSFETLLKVFWENHDPTQGMRQGNDVGTQYRSAIYWTTEAQRQQAEASRDAFQKGLTAAGYGAITTEVRQAPEYYYAEDYHQQYLAKNPNGYCGLGGTGVSCPVGLTTAS; this is translated from the coding sequence ATGTGGCGGATCCTCAATCCCAATAAGCAGAAGCTGCCGACGCCGGAGGAGGCCCTGCCGGGCCGTTCCACCCGGATGGCGGTCCCCCCGAAGCACTACGTCAACGGCGCCCACCTGGAGGCCCCCTTCCCCGAGGGCCTGGAGCAGGCGGAGTTTGGCCTGGGCTGTTTCTGGGGCGCCGAGCGCAAGTTCTGGCAGGTGCCCGGCGTGTACTCCACGTCCGTGGGCTACGCGGGCGGCTCCACGCCCAACCCCACCTACGAGGAGGTGTGCTCCGGCCGCACCGGGCACACCGAGGTCGTCCGCGTGGTGTACGACCCCCGGAAGGTCTCCTTCGAGACGCTCCTGAAGGTCTTCTGGGAGAACCACGATCCGACGCAGGGCATGCGCCAGGGCAACGACGTGGGCACCCAGTACCGCTCGGCCATCTACTGGACCACCGAGGCGCAGCGTCAGCAGGCGGAGGCCTCGCGCGACGCCTTCCAGAAGGGGCTCACCGCGGCGGGCTACGGGGCCATCACCACGGAAGTGCGCCAGGCGCCCGAGTACTACTACGCCGAGGACTACCACCAGCAGTACCTGGCCAAGAACCCGAACGGGTACTGCGGCCTCGGGGGCACCGGCGTGAGCTGCCCCGTGGGCCTCACCACCGCGTCGTGA
- the mtgA gene encoding monofunctional biosynthetic peptidoglycan transglycosylase: MGTRTIKLKQGNTGKTKQPSAKSGKTATKGKVSSGGSGWVRRVLMGLFLLLVVFVSYEYTRLPDAAPLLKENPKTTALIEQRAEEAREEGHKPRRRQSWVGLSNVSKPAIDAVLLSEDASFYLHEGVDTKELENALQEAIRQGKLGRGASTLTQQLAKNLWLSTDRSLLRKAKELVLTRRLEESLPKNRILSLYLNVVEWGNGVYGIEAGAREHFGIPASQLSAAQGAILASMLPAPRKRSVSSGSRALKKRAHWIIDQMQAVRRLSAEQARAAHAEIDQILEGRKGETAEDDEGS; the protein is encoded by the coding sequence ATGGGCACCCGGACGATCAAGTTGAAGCAGGGGAACACGGGCAAGACGAAGCAACCGTCGGCCAAATCAGGCAAGACGGCGACGAAGGGAAAGGTGTCCTCGGGGGGCAGCGGGTGGGTGCGCCGCGTCCTGATGGGGCTCTTCCTGCTGCTCGTGGTGTTCGTGTCCTACGAGTACACACGCCTGCCGGACGCGGCGCCGTTGCTCAAGGAGAACCCCAAGACGACGGCGCTCATCGAGCAACGGGCCGAGGAGGCGCGCGAGGAAGGGCACAAGCCCCGGCGCAGGCAGTCCTGGGTGGGCCTGTCCAACGTGTCCAAGCCCGCCATCGACGCGGTGCTCCTCTCCGAGGACGCGAGCTTCTACCTCCACGAGGGCGTGGACACGAAGGAGCTGGAGAACGCGCTGCAAGAGGCGATTCGCCAGGGGAAGCTGGGCCGGGGCGCGTCCACGCTCACCCAGCAGCTCGCCAAGAACCTGTGGCTGTCGACGGACCGCAGTCTGTTGCGCAAGGCCAAGGAGCTGGTGCTCACGCGCCGCCTGGAAGAGTCCTTGCCGAAGAACCGCATTCTTTCGCTGTATCTGAACGTCGTGGAGTGGGGCAACGGCGTGTACGGAATCGAGGCGGGCGCGCGCGAGCACTTCGGGATTCCCGCTTCACAGCTCTCGGCGGCGCAAGGGGCCATCCTCGCGTCGATGCTGCCCGCGCCCCGCAAGCGCTCGGTGAGCTCGGGCTCCCGGGCGCTCAAGAAGCGGGCGCATTGGATCATCGATCAGATGCAGGCGGTGCGGCGGTTGAGCGCGGAGCAGGCCCGGGCCGCGCATGCGGAGATCGATCAGATTCTTGAAGGCCGAAAGGGCGAGACGGCCGAGGACGACGAGGGAAGCTAA
- a CDS encoding DUF2135 domain-containing protein, with amino-acid sequence MLPVLLAALLSQAPTPAAHPRQQGVPIGKGKTPPTVRLSAPSGGWTVDRMLLVEGTVSDTTIDPVVLSINGDRYLMRTFNGRFQRKFPAASGKNVVTVMATNQGGTTRAQATSYARIPTVPLKAILTSDTEGVYTDLHIYEPTKDSVTPGEGGAPSTLDVQKMAHVYWANTESPSGGTFFLNAQGETSFDDPAYGPYLYIHRAPPRGLYLIATNYWPSGDKAHTVATLNVVLYEGTPQETRRMVRIPLATPGTTRVLAWVNVLGDGKAEVYVPAQDPTPKGASWPGNLDAAVKGLGSGSDY; translated from the coding sequence ATGCTGCCTGTACTGCTGGCCGCGCTGCTCTCCCAGGCTCCGACTCCCGCCGCCCATCCCCGCCAGCAAGGCGTGCCCATTGGCAAGGGCAAGACGCCGCCCACGGTGCGCCTGTCCGCGCCCTCGGGCGGTTGGACGGTGGACCGGATGTTGCTCGTGGAGGGCACGGTCAGCGACACCACCATTGATCCCGTGGTGCTCTCCATCAACGGCGACCGCTACCTGATGCGCACCTTCAACGGGCGCTTCCAGCGCAAGTTCCCCGCCGCGAGCGGCAAGAACGTCGTCACCGTCATGGCCACCAACCAGGGCGGCACCACACGCGCCCAGGCCACCAGCTACGCGCGGATTCCCACCGTGCCGCTCAAGGCCATCCTCACCAGCGACACCGAGGGGGTCTACACGGACCTGCACATCTACGAGCCCACGAAGGACAGCGTCACCCCGGGCGAGGGCGGGGCGCCCTCCACGCTCGACGTGCAGAAGATGGCCCATGTCTATTGGGCCAACACCGAGAGCCCCAGCGGCGGCACCTTCTTTCTGAACGCGCAGGGCGAGACGTCCTTCGATGATCCGGCCTACGGGCCCTACCTCTACATCCATCGCGCGCCGCCCCGGGGCCTGTACCTCATCGCCACCAACTACTGGCCCAGCGGCGACAAGGCCCACACCGTGGCCACGCTCAACGTGGTGCTCTACGAGGGCACGCCCCAGGAAACGCGCCGCATGGTGCGCATCCCGCTCGCCACGCCTGGTACCACGCGGGTGCTCGCCTGGGTGAACGTGCTCGGCGACGGCAAGGCCGAGGTGTACGTGCCCGCGCAGGATCCCACCCCCAAGGGGGCCTCCTGGCCCGGCAACCTGGACGCCGCCGTCAAGGGGCTTGGCAGCGGCTCGGACTACTGA
- a CDS encoding DUF1175 family protein, which produces MHSLLLVLLLQAAPASPPPESPLRREVARLALAQVRQMDPDWQPEQRDCAGLVRFVFRGAYRVWRPERLATPLWRGTRGEPSHFADAETLLAHSFAPLGRDEAARESLRTGDLVAFRQERDAGPLFHLMLVVRPEDKAHAPARVVYHPGEKGAAVRTGLLPSLLTEAPLEWRPVPQNTAFLGFFRFKEWTR; this is translated from the coding sequence ATGCATTCGCTTCTGCTCGTTCTCCTGCTCCAGGCCGCTCCCGCGAGCCCGCCGCCCGAGTCGCCGCTGCGGCGGGAAGTGGCGCGGCTGGCGCTCGCCCAGGTGCGCCAGATGGATCCCGACTGGCAGCCCGAGCAGCGGGACTGCGCGGGCCTCGTGCGCTTCGTCTTCCGGGGGGCCTACCGCGTGTGGCGGCCCGAGCGGCTGGCCACGCCCCTGTGGCGGGGGACGCGGGGCGAGCCCAGTCACTTCGCGGACGCGGAGACGCTGCTCGCCCACAGCTTCGCGCCGCTCGGCCGCGACGAGGCCGCGCGCGAGTCCCTGCGCACCGGTGACCTGGTGGCCTTCCGCCAGGAGCGCGACGCGGGGCCCCTGTTCCATCTGATGCTCGTGGTGCGCCCGGAGGACAAGGCGCATGCGCCCGCGCGCGTCGTCTACCACCCGGGCGAGAAGGGGGCCGCGGTGCGCACCGGCCTCCTGCCCTCGCTCCTCACCGAGGCGCCCCTGGAGTGGCGCCCGGTGCCCCAGAACACCGCCTTCCTCGGCTTCTTCCGCTTCAAGGAGTGGACACGATGA